In Corvus hawaiiensis isolate bCorHaw1 chromosome 14, bCorHaw1.pri.cur, whole genome shotgun sequence, the sequence TGCTCGCTCGCCCCGCGCCGCGGTCTCTTGCTCACGAGCAAGCAAAGCGCTGTCCGCACTTtttgcctggagcagagcaaagtGCTGAATGAGGCGCCTGCCAGCGCCAGGCGGAGCCAGCCCcgtgggagggcagagcaggacgtGAGGAGGGAGACGTGCGGCCCCTGCGGGgcgcagcgctgctccccggccgcTCGGCGTGGGCagtgggagcggcggggccgtgcccggcGCGGTGCCCTCGTCGCCAGGGCTGTTGCTATTTTCTTGTCCGGTTCCAGGTGAAAATCGGAGACTGCCGATAGGAGGattcaaggaaaagaatggaaacacTCTTTTTGCCGAGTTCTGATGCCAGTCCAatagagcagctcagctctcagctgtctgcctcctccctgccaatcCAGCACTTTCAGCCGGGAGCAAAGGccctctctgcaaagaaactgcaggctggtttccttctcctgctgttcaTTGACACAGGTAGAAAAGCAGACTAGTTTGGATGCTGAGTCTGTCCAAACAGACAGTGAACTTTGCCATGTGAAGCCAAGACACGGAGTCTTGAGCCCTGCGACAGTGTCATGGGAATCACCTTTGTTGCTTCTGCTGTCTATTGTCACTGCTGAGGGTGCAGTCCCATGGGAGCACATGCCCTGTCTCTAGAAGCCAGAGCCGAGCAATGCACTGGGCTCTAAAATCTTCCGTTGGCAGGCTTCTGGTGTCTCCAGCATTGCTTTCAAAGCCAAACAGGGAGAAGGCAAACTGTGTGTAGCTAATGATACTGTAGAGTGTCTCAAACTTGCTAAGTCCTAGGTCTTCTAGGTAAGATCAGTTTGGAATGACGGTGGGGTAGAACTAGTGCAAGACAGAAAAGGGGAGCCTAGAAGGGAAGCAATTAATAGTATACAGGAACATCTTGGGCTGTTTCTTTCCGTTTGCATGTCACTTCTGggaagctgttttgcttttgcaagaaTCTTGCCCACAGTGATGTCTGCTCTTTCCAAGACCCTTTCCTGGAGACCTTGCTCGAGCTCCTGTCACAAGATGTGCCATCACGTGCAGCTTCTCTTGGCTTGCCACACTGTGCGTGCAGCACGACTCTTGCAGCAAAGCCGGACCAAGGTTTTGAGAGCTTGACAActtgtcctttctcctcctggtgGGCTAGCGAGTTGTGCGGTGGGTAAGGTTTCCGTCGTTACTGTTCTAGGCTAAGGAAACAGGAGGAGGGGGTAGCAGCAGTTGTTAGGCTGGCTGAATGGAGAGAAAGAATCTCCGGAGCCTGCAGCCAGAAGTGGAGAGCTGTGGGCTAATCCTTCCAAGCTCTCAGTGGACATCTTGCAAGTGACCTGGAACGTGAGAATGGTCTGACAGAGGCGGTTGGTTTCTGAGTTCAGCGTAGATGCTTGCACATCTGGTGCGTTGGTGCGCAAATCAAGAGTACAATCGGTTCATGGGAAGCACCAGAAGAAGCTGGAGCTCTCCGAGCAGACGACTGAAAGAAtctgcaaaggagaaatgtgGGAAATGACTTGGTGTACCTTGCCTGGAAGAAGGGTagttttttctaataattccTAATCCGTTCCCTTGGCTTTTGACTTTCTTAACAAGGCCGTTTGCATCCCCGATTCAGCACGAAGCCAGAGGCCCGGGCTTACGGAAGCGCGCCAAAGATTCCTCCGCAGTGACGCTCAGGTGGAAAGAGGAGCGGGGCGCCTGAGCAGCCTCCGGGGAAGCATCCCGCGAGGTGCAATTTGCGccgtgctgggagaggaggagggggagaaggatggGCCGtgcgtggcagcagcagcaagtttgGGCCGCAGGACATTGCGCCTGCGCCGCTGCCCCACAATGGGCGGGCgtgtccccggggctgcggccccgGCACCGCGTCCGCTGAGCTGCCGACGCTGCGGGAgctccccgggctgggctggggttcccgctgggactgggcagcaggctgtgctctcacTGTGGTCAGCAGCAGCGGCACGTACCTCTGGACATCCacgtctcctgctgctgggaagaagcaaTGAAGCGAGTGCAGaagttctgcttcctctttctcccgGTGGAGTTTTTCGTTTCATTCCACACTCCAGAGGCAATTTCTGTGCTGGCCTCTGTCAGCTGATTCTATTTCAAGAGCACCAGCAACAGGGCTGCGTTTGAGCGCTGTGAATGTGGCCTGTATGGCTTTCATTCTCCTCGCCTTAGTGCTCAGGGGTGGTGGGCATTCCAGTATCTGCTGATCCTTATGCCTGCGACAAAAAGACTGACTTCGCTGTCGTGAAAGCACCGTGGATAGGCCTGCTTGAAAGCGGCAGTTGCAGTTTGGCTGAAAAATGCAGGTGGCAGCCGGAAGGGGTGCCACAGCAGCCGTGGGGTCCAATTCACAAGGCAGAGgcaacagcagcctcctgacgGCGCATCACGGTGAATGAAAGGGTGCAGAAACCcgatcatttctttctctgaagtttgCTTCGGGAATGTACAGGCAGGCTCTGAGGAACCAGGGCTGTTTGTGGGGGAGTGTTGTTGTGATCAAGAGattcaattagaaaaagaaggtgttACGCATTTTGAGTCTTGACTTCAGTGCTTAGTCAGAAAGACCCAGTAGAGTAAGAAAACACCGGGAACTTGCAACTGGGAGAACACAGAGCGTTTAGTTAGAAAGCAAGGACTATTCAGTcaaggcaggagagatggaacaaagtttttaaaaatgtaacaagtaGCAGGTGCACAATAGTTTGCAGAAAGAAGTATTACACAAGCATTTATCTTTGGGAGAAAAGTCTGATGTTGCTGTTAGGGACTTGATCACGACTATTATTGGTTAGCAAGCTTATTAACAATTTTACTATTGGCTATCCAGGCTCACACTATTCTAACCCGATGGTGAAAAGATTATAAAAGCTATCGACACTTTTAATAAACGTCTCTGGTTATAGCCCGACTGGCGACCGCATTTCTTTGATGCGTTGCACAAGCAACGTGACTGACACTTTCGCTCTCCGTGCTCGTTCCGCAGCCACGGGTACAAAGACATTATGGGAACCCTTGTGCAGACAGAGCCTTCTATCCCTGCAGAACGCAGCGCGGCGGGTGGGGGCGGTTGGCGGGCAGCGAGCCCCGGGCAGCAGGCGAGATCCGGCTCCGCACCTGCCGGGCCCTGCTAAGGCTCAATGCCGGCTCCTCTGCAACAGCAAAGACCTTGAGCCTTGTcactgcccagaggggcagtgctggcccgGCCGCACAGCTCGTTTTCCCCACAACTTGCAGGAGGTGAGAAGGCAACACTTGCAAACACTGACTGCGAGCCGCAGCGCCGGCTGCGCACCATTAACCTCAGCTCTGGGACCACTGTCTGCCCCAAGCTCCGGGGGATGCGgtgggagcccggctgggctctgccctggggccatCCTCCAGTGACAGCTGCAAACAGGGAGCATTTAGTTGCCACCAAGAGCCCAGCCACGCGTGgaggggagctggtgcaggtgcGGCCTGCGCTgttgcctgctgtgctctggggctgctgctccccgcagAGGGAACTGCACTGGCgtgccagaggagacaaagaagcTTCAGCTTAAGCCGAACTGagctgggtggctgggctggcaggagtggggagggtcaagggcattcacagagctcatcctgctgcaaggacgaggaaaagtggcagtgggaagctaacagtgaggagagctgaggcctggagggcagctcttgaaTGACACTCAGGTCTCGCCGGACCTctgagacattgctgttcttctgccagtgacaggatgagtccctaaacctggggctcgctcctcctcctcgtggTCAGGGGCATCAAGGAAGGCTACAGTGCGACAGAGACCACCCTGAGCTGGCAACTcactgggggaaaagagggagggagcactTGTGAACTAAAGGGCAGGTGGGGCagagaactgttcagagaagggctgagctaaagcttgagcaagctgagaaacgtcatttggggtcatcccacattgatttcatttcacaagTTATTGAACAAGTTtatttggggcggggggggggtgtcatgttttcccctggagGCGTGCACTCTGCAGGCTTGAGCTGCGTTGCCGAAATGCTCGGgcacgtctctgctgcagctcacaccggttcttctttggcttcttccGGCCCGGTGCTGagccgcagcagagccctggcggagcccagagcagcctcagcatccacagagcccggctgcaaggagagaaagcagaaaccgCCCGTCACGTGAAGGCTGctgtcccccttgtcccagccgcccgcggtgcccaggccgtgctggccgtgctcagagcgGTGCCCGAAGCCGcccgtccctgctgcctttggcaggagagcaggatggcAGGACACGTGCCACCACCCGCAGCCAGCCGTGGCagatccacctcctcagcagctgcccagagcgggatgctccTGTGCTCGCTGCCATCTCCCAAAAGCCCTTATCCCACCCGTGCCAAGAAGACGGGGACCCACCGCACGCCACCCGCCGCcggaagaaaagctgctcccaagcGATGTCCTCGGCCTTCTCCAAGGCCACGTCCCATCCACGCCGCAGCTGGTCCCAAGCACTTCCCGATCCAGACTGGACACCACCTACAACGCTTCCtcgaagaaaaacaaacaacaaattaatgaaaagggATTACAgaccaaaaggagaaacaagaaaaaaggtcaaaaatcttctctctgtcGGGGGCCTGAGGAAGGCCCAACCTTCCCTacatgctggggaaaaacccacccacgggCGAGGGAAGCCCacgctttctcccttcccccctgcactgccccccaACAGGCACGGCGAGCCCGAAGCAAACAAGGGGAGTGGAGCAGCCCGAGCCCTTCCTTTCCCGCAAAACAAAGCAGCCCgtgcacagctcctggagcgccacctctgctcctgccatggggGCTTGTTTGTGTcgggctggctgccccagccccagccccagccccagcccggggaACAGTGGGTggtgggggctgttggcagggccaggggccgACTCCCATTTCGTAAGCACCCCAGCCcatcccgcccgccccgccgaaaagcagcttggcagccggCTGAAGAATTAGTTGCAtccgccccagcaaaggggggaacctttgcttcccggcCAGGCCGTGCAATGCCCAaatctgggagcatccccctggGTGTGGACTCATCTGTAAATTCGCTgtggagcctggctttgaagAAGGTGCCAGAATCAAAgcccatcatcttcagcttgccGGTGGCCAGGTCGAGGAAGAGCTCGTCATCCTTGACGTCGTCCTCCATGTCTCCAGACgcagcagccccacctggcacagcttctccaggggctccttcttccctgcggctgagagcaggctgtcagtgccccgcccagggccccggctgtcagtgaagcaggacaagcaaaagcagcttgcacggcggccaccagtgctgggaagagcagctcagctccagcacaaggGCTGCGTGTTCCCATCTGACGACCCCTGCGCAGCGATACAGGCAGGGCAAAAAAGCCTGCGTTTCTTAGCTTCTTCTTGCCAAGGCACGTGTGGAGCTGTAACTTACCGGCTCCCTGGATCAAAGTGTGCCTGtggctctctcccttcttctaCGGATGGTGAATATCCTGCAGCCAAGGATCACACGACAGGTCTTCTAATGAGGGCCTGTCCAAGGAGTGCAGGGACAGACACCATCTGATGAGTTCCTTGCAGTCTGCGGGGAGAAACCAGAAAGCGCCGgtcagttgcagaaggctcctgtccgCTTTGCCCCACTATTGCCATGCCCAGGCCATGCCATGGCGgctccaagctgtgcctgaacTTTCCCATCCATTCTTTgttttggaggagagcaggagagcggGGCATGTGCCACCTCCTCGGCAGCTGCCAGAGCGGGATGCTCGTGAGcccgctgctgtctcccagcaccgCTATTCCCCCCGTGCCGCAGAGATGAGCATCCACCTTGAGAGAGCCGTTGTGGGAGCGACAGCTGGCCCCAGCTGATGTTCCGGCCCTTCGGGAACGGGTGCTGCCCGCAGACCATCTGGTGCAGCacgatgcccagggaccagacggTAGCTGCCTCGCCGTAGTACCAGCCAAAGTGGTTCCATTCCGGGGGGCTGTACGATGGTGTTCCTACGGAATAGAGAGGCAGTTCATTAGGGGGATGCTGCCTGCTCCCGGAGCCtcgccccagcatccctgggcacgCGGGGGCCGCACCAGTGGCACGCGGCGTGACCCGCTGCCCTCTCGCCAGCGCCTGTGACTTGCGGACAAACTGTGGGTTGTAAAAGAAGCCACCGGTGTCGCAAGAGGGCAGCggaagccctggcaaggcccgaGCATTCCACGCAAAGGGAAAACCCGCTCAGTGCCGGGGGGGAAAAACCATGccttcaccctgcctgcctgcattgccccaaaaaacattctgaagcCAAGGCAAACCAGGCAAGCTGAGCAGTCCAAGCCCTTTCTCGCCTGCACACCAAACCGGCGGGTGCACAGCTTCTGGCCCCACCCTCTCTGCTACCCCCACCCACGGGTGTGTTTTTGTcacgctggctgccccagccccagcgccagtcctgggcagagtggctggcgAAGGCTGCCAGCAGCGCTGGAAGATGGCCCCCTGGCCACCCACACTCAAAAGCAACTGGGCTGAACACTCGGTCCTGGCATCAAAAGGGAGAATCCccgctgccacagccaggctgggccgcGAGATGCCGGCACCGGGAGCCTACCCCGGCGGGGACTCACCTGCAAAGCGGGTGTAGGCTGTGTCTTGCAGGTGGGTGCCGCAGCCAAAGTCAATCAATTTGGCCTGGCCGGTGGCCAGGTCAACCAGGATGTTCTCTGGTTTCAGGTCCCTGTGAAGGACCccgcagctggtgcagtgccgcACGGCCTCCAGGACCTGGCGGAAGAGCTCCCGTGCCACCTCCTCTGACAGGAAGCCCCGCTCTCGAATAAAACGAAGCAGGTCCTGAGAGTGCTCCGGCCGCTCCATCACCAGCACCACGTTGTTGGGGAGCTCGAGCCACTCGAGGAGCTGCACCACACCAGGGAAGCCGGTGGacaccttgtccagcagcacgACCTCGAGTGGTGCGCTGGTGCCGTTGGGCTGCGGGAGGAGCACGATGCCGTCAGTGGGGCTGATGCCGTGCCAGGGCTCGGGAAGGCCCTCGCCCAGCCCGGGATGCTCTGCGCCCTCCGCTGCCCCCACGCCCGCTCTCCCCCGAGGCGTCCTGCCGCCTTCCACCCTCCCGGGCCTCGGCTTATCCCCGCCCGTCACGCCccggcttctcccgctgcccaccacccccctcctccccccgctcactcaccagctcgCCCCAATGACGGATGCGGTTCCGTGGCACCcgtttgatggccacctgcaagcCAAGGGAAGCAGCGGGTtgagctcgccgcccgccctgccgagccccatcctccttctcctgcgccctcctcctcctccgccccccctcctcctgcgcccgccgccggccccgccactcACCGGGGCGCCGTCCGAGAGCCGCGTCGCCGCGAACACGCTGCCGAAGCCGCCGCGCCCCAGCAGCGAGCCCACCCGGTAGCGCTCCGTCAGGCCCTGCTGCGCCTTCCCTGCCGGCGACACGCGGCTGTCAGCGCTCGGCCCGGCTCCAGAAACGGCCCGCGGCCGCTCCTcaaccgccccgggccgggtatCCCCAGATGTTGCCTCTTTCGAAGGGGACACCGGCAGCtcgggggcgggggccgcgctgCCGAGGGGAAGAGCTCGGACCGGGGAAGACGCCGCGgacgcggcgggagcggccgcgccgtCTGTGTCCGCGGCGGgtcccgggaggagccggggccggggccggggccggggccggggccggggccggggccggggccggggccggagtcGGAGTCGGAGGCGGgcctggggccggggccggagtcGGACCAGCCGGAGCCAGAGGCTGGCAATGCTGCCCAAGAGGCAGGCACTGATGCCCGCCCAGCAGCGCCACCGCCAGTACGGCAAGAGCCGGGCGGAGGCGAGACCGCGGCGGgacgcccgggggcggggagggcgcagccccgcccggggccgcgggcgggccgggcgcaTGGCCCGGCCTggcatggggagagggaggccgcGGAAGGGGCGGAGGGGGTGGAGCACTGAAGGGAGAGCGGGACAGGGGATGCGGGAcgctgggagaaggagaggaggagcaggagaaggaacgCGGAGGCTCTGGAGAACCGCTGCTTTTGtgttgctcttctgctgctgccgctgctgccgctgccgccgctgccgctgaagcgctgggagcgtttgtccgcgtgtccgtgtgtctgttGCCCGGGTGTCCGTTTTTCCGCCGCGCGCCCcgcggccgagccccgcgcgccccgggCCAGCACGGGCCGCTGCGCTCCGGGGCCGAAGCGGAGTCAcggagcatctcttcctcccgcaGCCGCGCCACACGCACCGTCTTGTTTAGCTTCCTCTTCACCAGATTGTAACTCTTCCTTGCGGCAGTCTTGCAACTTGCCCCTGCTGCTCGCTCGCCCCGCGCCGCGGTCTCTTGCTCACGAGCAAGCAAAGCGCTGTCCGCACTTtttgcctggagcagagcaaagtGCTGAATGAGGCGCCTGCCAGCGCCAGGCGGAGCCAGCCCcgtgggagggcagagcaggacgtGAGGAGGGAGACGTGCGGCCCCTGCGGGgcgcagcgctgctccccggccgcTCGGCGTGGGCagtgggagcggcggggccgtgcccggcGCGGTGCCCTCGTCGCCAGGGCTGTTGCTATTTTCTTGTCCGGTTCCAGGTGAAAATCGGAGACTGCCGATAGGAGGattcaaggaaaagaatggaaacacTCTTTTTGCCGAGTTCTGATGCCAGTCCAatagagcagctcagctctcagctgtctgcctcctccctgccaatcCAGCACTTTCAGCCGGGAGCAAAGGccctctctgcaaagaaactgcaggctggtttccttctcctgctgttcaTTGACACAGGTAGAAAAGCAGACTAGTTTGGATGCTGAGTCTGTCCAAACAGACAGTGAACTTTGCCATGTGAAGCCAAGACACGGAGTCTTGAGCCCTGCGACAGTGTCATGGGAATCACCTTTGTTGCTTCTGCTGTCTATTGTCACTGCTGAGGGTGCAGTCCCATGGGAGCACATGCCCTGTCTCTAGAAGCCAGAGCCGAGCAATGCACTGGGCTCTAAAATCTTCCGTTGGCAGGCTTCTGGTGTCTCCAGCATTGCTTTCAAAGCCAAACAGGGAGAAGGCAAACTGTGTGTAGCTAATGATACTGTAGAGTGTCTCAAACTTGCTAAGTCCTAGGTCTTCTAGGTAAGATCAGTTTGGAATGACGGTGGGGTAGAACTAGTGCAAGACAGAAAAGGGGAGCCTAGAAGGGAAGCAATTAATAGTATACGGGAACATCTTGGGCTGTTTCTTTCCGTTTGCATGTCACTTCTGggaagctgttttgcttttgcaagaaTCTTGCCCACAGTGATGTCTGCTCTTTCCAAGACCCTTTCCTGGAGACCTTGCTCGAGCTCCTGTCACAAGATGTGCCATCACGTGCAGCTTCTCTTGGCTTGCCACACTGTGTGTGCAGCACGACTCTTGCAGCAAAGCCGGACCAAGGTTTTGAGAGCTTGACAActtgtcctttctcctcctggtgGGCTAGCGAGTTGTGCGGTGGGTAAGGTTTCCGTCGTTACTGTTCTAGGCTAAGGAAACAGGAGGAGGGGGTAGCAGCAGTTGTTAGGCTGGCTGAATGGAGAGAAAGAATCTCCGGAGCCTGCAGCCAGAAGTGGAGAGCTGTGGGCTAATCCTTCCAAGCTCTCAGTGGACATCTTGCAAGTGACCTGGAACGTGAGAATGGTCTGACAGAGGCGGTTGGTTTCTGAGTTCAGCGTAGATGCTTGCACATCTGGTGCGTTGGTGCGCAAATCAAGAGTACAATCGGTTCATGGGAAGCACCAGAAGAAGCTGGAGCTCTCCGAGCAGACGACTGAAAGAAtctgcaaaggagaaatgtgGGAAATGACTTGGTGTACCTTGCCTGGAAGAAGGGTagttttttctaataattccTAATCCGTTCCCTTGGCTTTTGACTTTCTTAACAAGGCCGTTTGCATCCCCGATTCAGCACGAAGCCAGAGGCCCGGGCTTACGGAAGCGCGCCAAAGATTCCTCCGCAGTGACGCTCAGGTGGAAAGAGGAGCGGGGCGCCTGAGCAGCCTCCGGGGAAGCATCCCGCGAGGTGCAATTTGCGccgtgctgggagaggaggagggggagaaggatggGCCGtgcgtggcagcagcagcaagtttgGGCCGCAGGACATTGCGCCTGCGCCGCTGCCCCACAATGGGCGGGCgtgtccccggggctgcggccccgGCACCGCGTCCGCTGAGCTGCCGACGCTGCGGGAgctccccgggctgggctggggttcccgctgggactgggcagcaggctgtgctctcacTGTGGTCAGCAGCAGCGGCACGTACCTCTGGACATCCacgtctcctgctgctgggaagaagcaaTGAAGCGAGTGCAGaagttctgcttcctctttctcccgGTGGAGTTTTTCGTTTCATTCCACACTCCAGAGGCAATTTCTGTGCTGGCCTCTGTCAGCTGATTCTATTTCAAGAGCACCAGCAACAGGGCTGCGTTTGAGCGCTGTGAATGTGGCCTGTATGGCTTTCATTCTCCTCGCCTTAGTGCTCAGGGGTGGTGGGCATTCCAGTATCTGCTGATCCTTATGCCTGCGACAAAAAGACTGACTTCGCTGTCGTGAAAGCACCGTGGATAGGCCTGCTTGAAAGCGGCAGTTGCAGTTTGGCTGAAAAATGCAGGTGGCAGCCGGAAGGGGTGCCACAGCAGCCGTGGGGTCCAATTCACAAGGCAGAGgcaacagcagcctcctgacgGCGCATCACGGTGAATGAAAGGGTGCAGAAACCcgatcatttctttctctgaagtttgCTTCGGGAATGTACAGGCAGGCTCTGAGGAACCAGGGCTGTTTGTGGGGGAGTGT encodes:
- the LOC125333344 gene encoding serine/threonine-protein kinase pim-1-like translates to MSLYPWLRNEHGERKSAGDVDVQRYVPLLLTTHGANCTSRDASPEAAQAPRSSFHLSVTAEESLARFLSDFHLEPDKKIATALATRAPRRARPRRSHCPRRAAGEQRCAPQGPHAKSADSALLAREQETAARGERAAGASCKTAARKSYNLVKRKLNKTVRVARLREEEMLRDSASAPERSGPAAPAPELPVSPSKEATSGDTRPGAVEERPRAVSGAGPSADSRVSPAGKAQQGLTERYRVGSLLGRGGFGSVFAATRLSDGAPVAIKRVPRNRIRHWGELPNGTSAPLEVVLLDKVSTGFPGVVQLLEWLELPNNVVLVMERPEHSQDLLRFIRERGFLSEEVARELFRQVLEAVRHCTSCGVLHRDLKPENILVDLATGQAKLIDFGCGTHLQDTAYTRFAGTPSYSPPEWNHFGWYYGEAATVWSLGIVLHQMVCGQHPFPKGRNISWGQLSLPQRLSQDCKELIRWCLSLHSLDRPSLEDLSCDPWLQDIHHP